The proteins below come from a single Mycolicibacterium sp. TY81 genomic window:
- a CDS encoding NEW3 domain-containing protein, whose amino-acid sequence MQVTAVVSTELFVGPADEPRQIVRLDYTDCADAAEVRVGGDGLSGQAVAQPGAGTVEIPVVVQDGRPGQVRAARLEIGGEQTPFEFVVAEPGWTMHMISHFHYDPVWWNTQAAYTSVWTEDPPGRCRQTNGFELVTAHLEMARREPEYKFVLAEVDYLKPYWDTHPEQRAQLRALLAEGRVEIMGGTYNEPNTNLTSPETAIRNFVHGIGFQRDVMGAAPATAWQLDVFGHDPQFPGMAADAGLTSSSWARGPHHQWGPMHRDGDPERMQFASEFDWIAPSGRGLLTHYMPAHYAAGWWMDSSASLQEAEDATYATFAKLKKVALTRNVLLPVGTDYTPPNKWVTEIHRDWAARYTWPRFVCALPREFFAAVRAELEAGGTQPSPQTRDMNPIYTGKDVSYIDTKQANRAAENVVLEAERFAVFAGLLTGATYPQAALAKAWVQLAYGAHHDAITGSESDQVYLDLLTGWRDAWELGRTARDNALALLSRAVDGDIVVWNPLAHSRTDIVTVHLDEPLDGPVLDVDGTPLPVLIEDDGHTVTWPAHDVPSLGWRGYTLGDAATQSAWAPASWEPMSGTSIGNDRYRCTVDPDRGGAVSSLVRAGVELIGAGRVGNEIAVYDEHSAHPTEHEGPWHLLPKGPVVGSAEHAAESVQAYRSALGERLVVTGRIGDVLRYTQTITLWHGVDRVDCRTVVDEFTGADKLLRLRWPCPVPGAMPVSEVGDAVIGRGFGLLHQRDSHDAVDTAEHPYTLDNPAYGWFGLSSAVRVRVRDAHGESVRAVSVAEVVAPDAADPQSPTRDLMVALVRAGVTATCSSAGKPRYGDLAVDSNLPDARIALGGPDENAFTAAVLAAAEPRYGAELRHRLTAGNARLWVPADADLVQRWIPGADLTGVRALPVLIVAGPGAIDELIAALATTEITVEQEAAAGIGPFEARSVALLNRGVPGFAVEPDGVLHTSLLRSCTGWPSGTWIDPPRRTAPDGSNFQLQHWTHTFDYAIAAGDGDWRAAGIPGRSAEYSQPLLAVRTDHPAVAGGLPCTGSLLGVEPASEVTLAALKATGNPIAAGSSAPVDPSAGITLRLVQTSGRPTEVDVTSGLRHLEDVERLDLLEQPIAGRKDLRLHGFEIATVRARLDLPHVLNGDHATLAPDAEVAQPVYARYWLHNRGPAPLGGLPAVAHVHPTEAAGAPGVPVSLRVTAASDCTDATLHGRVRVLCPDGWSATPDELPFVLPPGGYLETEVQLDLPADAPAGRYPVRVELAVTGGDKHHQVPAAWRQMVEDVCVVTVGEPGDAPLLRLVEEPQPVDVVAGQHGDLSVVVGSAAGAPLSLEAHLISPWGTWEWLGPAVLGADVPAGGTVAFDFDVAPPSWVEPGQWWALIRIAAAGRVLYTPAVSVRVR is encoded by the coding sequence CTGCAGGTGACGGCGGTAGTTTCCACCGAGTTGTTCGTCGGCCCGGCCGACGAACCGCGGCAGATCGTCCGGCTGGACTACACCGACTGCGCCGACGCCGCCGAGGTCCGGGTCGGCGGCGACGGGCTCAGTGGCCAGGCGGTGGCGCAGCCCGGCGCCGGCACCGTGGAGATTCCGGTGGTCGTCCAGGACGGCCGGCCGGGCCAGGTGCGGGCCGCGCGCCTCGAGATCGGCGGCGAGCAGACGCCGTTCGAGTTCGTCGTCGCCGAGCCCGGCTGGACCATGCACATGATCAGCCACTTCCACTACGACCCGGTGTGGTGGAACACCCAGGCCGCCTACACCAGCGTCTGGACCGAGGACCCGCCCGGCCGGTGCCGGCAGACCAACGGCTTCGAGCTGGTCACGGCGCACCTCGAAATGGCAAGGCGCGAACCCGAATACAAGTTCGTACTCGCCGAGGTCGACTACCTCAAGCCCTACTGGGACACCCATCCGGAGCAGCGTGCCCAGCTGCGGGCGCTGCTCGCCGAGGGCCGCGTCGAGATCATGGGCGGCACCTACAACGAGCCGAACACCAACCTGACCAGTCCCGAGACTGCGATCCGGAACTTCGTGCACGGCATCGGTTTCCAGCGTGACGTGATGGGCGCCGCCCCGGCGACGGCCTGGCAGCTCGACGTGTTCGGCCACGACCCGCAGTTCCCGGGCATGGCCGCCGACGCCGGCCTGACCTCCAGTTCATGGGCGCGCGGCCCGCATCACCAGTGGGGCCCGATGCACCGCGACGGCGACCCCGAGCGCATGCAGTTCGCCAGCGAATTCGACTGGATCGCACCGTCGGGCCGCGGGCTGCTGACCCACTACATGCCCGCGCATTACGCGGCCGGCTGGTGGATGGACTCGTCGGCATCGCTGCAAGAAGCCGAAGACGCCACCTACGCCACGTTCGCCAAGCTGAAAAAGGTTGCGCTGACCCGCAATGTGCTCCTGCCGGTGGGCACCGACTACACCCCGCCGAACAAGTGGGTGACCGAGATTCACCGCGACTGGGCGGCCCGCTACACGTGGCCCCGCTTCGTGTGTGCGCTGCCGCGGGAGTTCTTCGCCGCCGTGCGGGCCGAACTCGAGGCCGGTGGCACCCAGCCGTCGCCGCAGACCAGGGACATGAACCCGATCTACACCGGTAAGGACGTGTCGTACATCGACACCAAGCAGGCCAACCGGGCCGCCGAGAACGTCGTGCTGGAAGCCGAACGGTTCGCGGTGTTCGCCGGACTGCTGACCGGCGCTACGTATCCGCAAGCCGCCCTGGCCAAGGCCTGGGTACAACTGGCCTACGGCGCACACCACGACGCCATCACCGGCTCCGAATCCGACCAGGTGTACCTCGACCTGCTCACCGGCTGGCGCGACGCCTGGGAACTCGGCCGGACCGCCCGCGACAACGCGTTGGCGCTGCTGTCGCGGGCCGTCGACGGCGACATCGTGGTGTGGAACCCCTTGGCGCACAGCCGAACCGACATCGTCACCGTCCACCTCGACGAACCGCTGGACGGGCCGGTACTCGACGTGGACGGCACGCCGCTCCCGGTCCTGATCGAAGATGACGGCCACACCGTCACGTGGCCGGCCCACGACGTGCCGTCGCTCGGGTGGCGGGGATACACGCTCGGCGACGCCGCGACGCAGTCCGCGTGGGCGCCCGCGTCCTGGGAACCGATGTCCGGCACCAGCATCGGCAACGATCGCTACCGCTGCACGGTCGACCCCGACCGCGGCGGCGCGGTGTCGTCGCTGGTGCGCGCGGGCGTCGAGCTGATCGGCGCGGGCCGGGTCGGCAACGAGATCGCCGTCTACGACGAGCATTCCGCGCATCCGACCGAACACGAAGGGCCCTGGCACCTGTTGCCCAAGGGGCCGGTGGTGGGCTCCGCCGAGCACGCCGCCGAGTCGGTGCAGGCCTACCGCAGCGCGCTGGGGGAGCGGTTGGTGGTCACCGGGCGCATCGGTGACGTGCTGCGGTACACCCAGACCATCACGCTGTGGCACGGCGTGGACCGCGTGGACTGCCGCACCGTGGTCGATGAGTTCACCGGCGCCGACAAGCTGTTGCGCCTGCGCTGGCCCTGTCCGGTGCCGGGTGCGATGCCGGTCAGCGAGGTCGGCGACGCGGTGATCGGCCGCGGCTTCGGGCTGCTGCACCAACGGGATTCGCACGACGCGGTCGACACCGCCGAGCACCCCTACACCTTGGACAACCCCGCCTACGGGTGGTTCGGGCTGTCCTCGGCGGTGCGGGTCCGGGTCCGCGACGCGCACGGCGAGAGCGTGCGGGCGGTGTCGGTCGCCGAGGTCGTCGCGCCGGACGCCGCCGACCCACAGTCGCCCACCCGCGACCTGATGGTGGCGCTGGTGCGCGCGGGGGTGACGGCCACCTGCAGCAGCGCCGGCAAGCCGCGCTACGGCGACCTCGCCGTCGACTCCAACCTGCCCGACGCCCGCATCGCGCTCGGCGGCCCCGACGAGAACGCTTTCACCGCAGCGGTATTGGCGGCAGCCGAGCCCCGCTACGGCGCCGAACTGCGGCACCGCCTGACGGCCGGGAACGCGCGGCTCTGGGTGCCCGCCGACGCTGACCTGGTGCAGCGGTGGATTCCCGGCGCCGACCTGACAGGGGTACGGGCGCTGCCGGTGCTGATCGTCGCCGGACCCGGCGCCATCGACGAGCTGATCGCCGCCCTCGCGACCACCGAGATCACCGTCGAGCAGGAAGCCGCGGCCGGCATCGGGCCCTTCGAGGCCCGCAGTGTGGCGCTGCTGAACCGCGGCGTACCGGGTTTCGCCGTCGAACCGGACGGCGTCCTGCACACCTCGTTGCTGCGGTCGTGCACCGGCTGGCCCTCGGGCACCTGGATCGACCCGCCGCGCCGCACCGCACCCGACGGGTCGAACTTCCAGCTCCAGCACTGGACCCACACCTTCGACTACGCCATCGCGGCCGGCGACGGCGACTGGCGCGCCGCGGGCATCCCGGGCCGCAGCGCCGAATACTCCCAGCCGCTGCTCGCGGTGCGCACCGACCATCCCGCGGTGGCCGGCGGATTGCCTTGTACCGGTTCACTGTTGGGCGTCGAACCCGCATCCGAGGTGACGCTGGCCGCGCTGAAGGCCACCGGCAACCCGATCGCGGCGGGCAGCAGCGCGCCCGTCGACCCGAGCGCGGGCATCACCCTGCGCCTGGTCCAGACCTCGGGACGGCCGACCGAGGTCGACGTCACCTCTGGCCTACGGCACCTCGAGGACGTCGAACGACTCGACCTGCTCGAACAGCCGATCGCCGGCAGAAAAGACCTGCGGCTGCACGGTTTCGAGATCGCCACCGTGCGGGCCCGGCTCGACCTGCCGCACGTGCTCAACGGCGACCACGCCACCCTGGCGCCGGATGCCGAAGTCGCCCAACCGGTTTACGCCCGGTACTGGCTGCACAACCGCGGCCCCGCACCGTTGGGCGGACTGCCCGCGGTCGCTCATGTGCACCCCACCGAAGCCGCCGGCGCGCCGGGCGTCCCCGTGTCGTTGCGCGTCACCGCCGCCAGCGACTGCACCGACGCCACGCTCCACGGCCGGGTCCGCGTGCTGTGCCCCGACGGCTGGTCGGCCACCCCGGACGAACTGCCCTTCGTGCTGCCGCCCGGCGGCTATCTGGAAACCGAAGTGCAGCTGGACCTTCCGGCCGACGCCCCCGCCGGCCGGTATCCGGTGCGGGTCGAGCTGGCGGTGACCGGCGGCGACAAGCATCATCAGGTTCCGGCCGCCTGGCGTCAGATGGTCGAGGACGTCTGTGTCGTCACCGTCGGCGAACCCGGCGACGCCCCGCTGCTGCGGCTGGTCGAGGAACCCCAACCGGTCGACGTCGTCGCCGGGCAACACGGCGATCTGAGCGTCGTCGTCGGCTCGGCCGCGGGTGCGCCGCTGAGCTTGGAGGCACACCTCATCAGTCCGTGGGGCACCTGGGAATGGTTGGGGCCGGCCGTACTCGGCGCCGATGTGCCGGCCGGCGGCACCGTCGCATTCGACTTCGACGTCGCGCCACCGTCGTGGGTCGAGCCCGGACAGTGGTGGGCGCTGATCCGGATCGCCGCGGCCGGCCGGGTGCTCTACACACCGGCGGTATCGGTGCGGGTCCGATGA
- a CDS encoding YafY family protein, producing MSETTSRVLQLLGLLQARRVWTGQELADRLGVTGRSVRRDIERLRDLGYPVHASKGRDGGYQLGAGAALPPLLLDPEEAVAMAVCLRLAAGGSVAGVGESALRALSKLDQVMPARLRSQVSAVHDATVTLTGGGAVEAVSPDDLMTLARACRDHEHVRLGYTDIRGNSTERRLEPYQLVTTGRRWYLLAYDRDKQDWRTLRLDRMVDVKAAGTTFAPRPAPDPAEFVRQAITASPYRYVARVRYEASESQLAQMFSAASAQIEADGPDRCIVTAGGDDPERIVLYLAMPGYRFEVLEPPEVIAAAAVVADRLRAAMPPE from the coding sequence ATGTCCGAAACGACGAGCCGCGTGCTGCAGCTGCTGGGGCTGCTGCAGGCGCGCCGGGTGTGGACGGGGCAGGAGCTGGCCGACCGGCTCGGCGTCACCGGCCGCAGTGTGCGCCGCGACATCGAACGGCTGCGTGACCTCGGCTATCCGGTGCACGCCAGTAAGGGCCGCGACGGCGGCTATCAATTGGGCGCCGGCGCCGCGTTGCCGCCCCTGCTGCTCGACCCCGAGGAGGCCGTCGCGATGGCGGTCTGTCTGCGGCTCGCGGCCGGGGGCAGCGTCGCGGGCGTCGGTGAGTCGGCGCTGCGGGCACTGTCCAAACTCGACCAGGTGATGCCGGCGCGGCTCCGGTCGCAGGTGTCCGCCGTGCACGACGCGACGGTGACACTGACCGGTGGCGGTGCGGTCGAAGCGGTTTCGCCCGACGACCTGATGACGCTGGCCCGCGCCTGCCGCGACCACGAACACGTCAGGCTCGGCTACACCGACATCCGCGGCAACAGCACCGAGCGGCGGTTGGAGCCCTATCAACTCGTCACCACCGGGCGCCGCTGGTACCTGCTGGCCTACGACCGCGACAAGCAGGACTGGCGCACTCTGCGCCTGGACCGGATGGTCGATGTCAAGGCCGCGGGCACGACGTTCGCGCCGCGCCCGGCGCCTGATCCCGCGGAGTTCGTGCGTCAGGCCATCACCGCGTCGCCGTACCGGTACGTCGCGCGGGTCCGCTATGAGGCATCGGAAAGTCAACTGGCGCAGATGTTTTCCGCGGCGTCGGCGCAGATCGAGGCGGACGGCCCGGACCGCTGCATCGTGACGGCCGGCGGCGACGACCCCGAGCGCATCGTGTTGTACCTGGCGATGCCGGGATACCGGTTCGAGGTCCTCGAACCGCCGGAGGTGATCGCCGCGGCCGCGGTGGTCGCCGACCGGTTGCGTGCCGCAATGCCTCCCGAGTAG
- a CDS encoding DinB family protein, whose product MTEERTKELADQLDWHWQHQLRPRLEGLTDDEYFWEPVPGCWTLHRDGSIDFSYPPPQPEPFTTIAWRLAHVIVGVLAMRNHSHFGGPPADYQSWPYARDARTALEQLDTAYATWITGVRGLDAAALARPCGPAEGPYADFSMATLVLHINREVIHHGAEIACLRDLYTHTPKEN is encoded by the coding sequence GTGACCGAAGAACGGACCAAAGAACTGGCCGACCAACTCGACTGGCATTGGCAACACCAGCTGCGTCCCCGGCTCGAGGGACTGACCGACGACGAATATTTCTGGGAGCCGGTGCCCGGGTGCTGGACCCTGCACCGCGACGGATCCATCGACTTCAGCTACCCGCCACCGCAACCCGAACCGTTCACGACCATCGCCTGGCGGCTGGCGCACGTCATCGTCGGCGTCCTGGCCATGCGGAACCACTCGCATTTCGGCGGACCACCGGCCGACTACCAGTCGTGGCCGTACGCCCGCGACGCACGCACCGCACTGGAGCAGCTCGACACCGCCTACGCGACCTGGATCACCGGAGTCCGCGGGCTCGACGCCGCTGCCCTGGCCCGGCCGTGCGGACCCGCCGAGGGTCCCTACGCTGACTTCTCAATGGCCACCCTCGTGCTGCACATCAATCGCGAAGTCATTCACCACGGAGCTGAAATCGCCTGCCTCCGTGACCTTTACACCCACACCCCGAAGGAGAACTGA
- a CDS encoding DinB family protein yields MAGLPAPAGDERQTLFNFIAFQQDAFAAVAHGLTDEQARSTPSVSALSIGGLIKHVTGVQAGWVARAVAAPDFPPRDTRPMAEQMAEHQDQLTMRDDEKLGDLLDALRTQNAKTLQAFAELDLDTLVPVPHEVPWFPADVDHWTVRWVGMHIIEELSRHAGHADIIRESIDRATMYELLAAEEEWPETDFIKRWRPAAR; encoded by the coding sequence ATGGCCGGACTGCCCGCACCCGCAGGCGACGAGCGTCAGACCCTCTTCAACTTCATCGCGTTCCAGCAGGACGCGTTCGCGGCCGTCGCCCACGGCCTCACCGACGAGCAGGCGCGCTCGACCCCATCGGTCAGCGCGTTGTCGATCGGCGGACTGATCAAGCACGTCACCGGTGTGCAGGCCGGCTGGGTCGCGCGTGCGGTCGCCGCGCCCGACTTCCCGCCGCGCGACACCCGGCCGATGGCCGAACAGATGGCCGAACACCAGGATCAGCTCACGATGCGCGACGACGAGAAGCTCGGCGACCTGCTCGACGCCCTGCGTACGCAGAACGCCAAGACGCTGCAGGCCTTCGCCGAACTCGACCTCGACACGCTGGTGCCGGTCCCGCACGAGGTGCCGTGGTTCCCCGCCGACGTCGACCACTGGACGGTGCGCTGGGTCGGCATGCACATCATCGAGGAGCTGTCGCGGCATGCCGGGCACGCCGACATCATCCGCGAATCCATCGACCGCGCGACCATGTACGAGCTGCTGGCCGCCGAGGAGGAGTGGCCGGAGACGGATTTCATCAAGCGCTGGCGGCCGGCCGCCCGGTAA
- a CDS encoding TetR/AcrR family transcriptional regulator, producing the protein MSTPTRWAGVPLDDRRAERRGLLVDAAFELFGSGGESALSVRSVCRACGLNTRYFYESFDGIDDLLGAVYDKVSGELATVVDAAITVAGDSVRDRTRAGIAAVLGFGSADPRRGRVLFTEARANPVLAARRAVTQDLLLDAVLAEGGRLHPGSDPVAARVGAAMYTGAMAELAQQWLSGSLGSDLDVVVDAALALVLRRE; encoded by the coding sequence ATGTCGACACCGACCAGGTGGGCGGGGGTTCCGCTCGACGACCGCCGCGCCGAGCGGCGCGGGTTACTGGTCGACGCGGCATTCGAGTTGTTCGGCTCCGGCGGCGAATCGGCGTTGTCGGTCCGTTCGGTGTGCCGTGCGTGCGGGCTCAACACCCGCTACTTCTACGAGAGCTTCGACGGCATCGACGATCTGCTGGGCGCCGTCTACGACAAGGTCAGCGGTGAACTGGCCACGGTGGTCGACGCCGCCATCACCGTCGCGGGCGACTCGGTGCGGGACCGGACCCGGGCCGGCATCGCCGCGGTACTGGGCTTCGGGTCCGCCGATCCGCGGCGCGGCCGGGTGCTGTTCACCGAGGCCCGCGCCAACCCGGTGCTGGCCGCGCGCCGCGCCGTCACGCAGGACCTGCTGCTCGATGCCGTCCTCGCCGAGGGCGGCCGGCTGCACCCCGGTTCGGATCCCGTCGCCGCGCGCGTCGGTGCGGCCATGTACACCGGGGCCATGGCGGAGCTGGCCCAACAGTGGCTGTCCGGTTCGTTGGGGTCGGACCTGGATGTGGTGGTCGACGCGGCACTGGCATTGGTGCTGCGCCGAGAATGA
- a CDS encoding oxygenase MpaB family protein, with amino-acid sequence MYLPHQFIEHQLQHRFDQTIRRNYFRGMEFAGPAGDPGWFGPGSAVWHVHSHTEALVFGLQCAAFIERLDPSIYWMGMHHSRLVKRDENGEAIPVVDPKGAAVRLGHSIAFFIGTAYGSTETAENLARTVRAMHHTIKGVRPDGAAYDADDPDWLRWNYATVVWGLATAHELYHPNPLRGKKLNRYYGEFIRVGHALGGTDLPTTKAETLDCLKSYLPKLALTHGAAMATGPNLPMPQSAIDWAVRDTMPKWAKQLLGHTDPNPIERAARRAVVWSIINGLHAAAGPFPEFRQATARVKGGVDPELAPHTVPAYVPGSDPVRSRADIESVFV; translated from the coding sequence GTGTACCTGCCGCACCAGTTCATCGAGCATCAGCTTCAGCACCGGTTCGACCAGACCATCCGGCGGAACTACTTCCGCGGCATGGAGTTCGCCGGCCCCGCCGGAGACCCGGGCTGGTTCGGCCCCGGCAGCGCCGTCTGGCACGTGCACTCCCACACCGAGGCCCTGGTCTTCGGCCTGCAGTGCGCCGCGTTCATCGAGCGCCTCGACCCGTCCATCTACTGGATGGGCATGCACCACTCGCGACTCGTCAAGCGCGACGAGAACGGCGAGGCCATTCCGGTGGTCGACCCGAAGGGCGCGGCCGTCCGGCTGGGCCACTCCATCGCGTTCTTCATCGGCACCGCGTACGGCAGCACCGAGACCGCCGAGAACCTGGCCCGGACCGTGCGCGCCATGCACCACACCATCAAGGGCGTCCGCCCGGACGGCGCGGCCTATGACGCCGACGATCCGGACTGGCTGCGCTGGAACTACGCGACGGTGGTGTGGGGCCTCGCGACGGCGCACGAGCTCTACCACCCGAACCCGTTGCGCGGCAAGAAACTTAACCGCTACTACGGCGAGTTCATCCGCGTCGGACACGCCCTCGGTGGCACCGACCTGCCCACCACCAAGGCCGAGACCCTGGACTGCCTGAAGTCCTATCTCCCCAAACTGGCGCTGACGCACGGCGCCGCCATGGCCACCGGCCCCAACCTGCCGATGCCGCAGAGCGCCATCGACTGGGCCGTCCGGGACACCATGCCGAAGTGGGCCAAGCAGCTGCTCGGACATACCGACCCCAACCCGATCGAGCGTGCCGCCCGTCGAGCCGTGGTGTGGTCGATCATCAACGGCCTGCACGCCGCCGCCGGACCGTTCCCGGAATTCCGCCAGGCCACAGCGCGGGTCAAGGGCGGCGTCGATCCGGAGCTGGCACCACACACCGTCCCGGCGTACGTGCCCGGCAGCGACCCGGTCCGCAGCCGCGCCGACATCGAGAGCGTCTTCGTCTGA
- a CDS encoding AarF/ABC1/UbiB kinase family protein: MSSPRKTPHREGARLDRVPLPVEAARIGATGWQLARTGVRVVGSAFSKGSLQQKVIKQVPKTFSDLGPTYVKLGQIIASSPGAFGEPLSREFRSLLDRVPPADKNEVHKLLREELGGDPADLFATFDDEPFASASIAQVHYATLHSGEEVVVKIQRPGIRRRVAADLQILKRGAQIAELAKLGQRLSAQDVVADFADNLAEELDFRLEAQSMDAWVAHMHASPLGRNIRVAQVYWDLTSERVLTMERVEGIRIDDAAAIRKAGFDGEELVKALLFSVFEGGLKHGLFHGDLHAGNLHVDKDGKIVFFDFGIMGRIDPRTRWLLRELVYALLVSKDHAAAGRIVVMMGAVGTVKPEGQAAKDLEAFTTPLTMKSLGDLSYAEIGKQLSTLADAYDVKLPRELVLIGKQFLYVERYMKLLAPRWQMMSDPQLKGYFANFMVDISRDHKNADGQSEG, from the coding sequence ATGAGTTCTCCGCGGAAGACACCGCACCGTGAAGGTGCCAGGCTGGACCGGGTGCCGCTGCCCGTCGAAGCCGCCCGCATCGGGGCCACCGGCTGGCAGCTCGCCCGGACCGGCGTACGCGTCGTCGGCAGCGCCTTTTCCAAGGGCAGCCTGCAGCAGAAGGTGATCAAGCAGGTCCCGAAGACGTTCTCCGATCTGGGGCCGACGTACGTCAAGCTCGGCCAGATCATCGCGTCGAGCCCCGGCGCCTTCGGCGAGCCGCTGAGCCGCGAGTTCCGCAGCCTGCTCGACCGGGTCCCGCCGGCCGACAAGAACGAGGTGCACAAGCTGCTGCGCGAAGAACTCGGCGGCGACCCGGCCGACCTCTTCGCCACCTTCGACGACGAGCCCTTCGCCTCCGCGTCCATCGCCCAGGTGCACTACGCGACGCTGCACTCCGGCGAAGAGGTCGTCGTCAAAATCCAGCGCCCGGGCATCCGCCGCCGCGTGGCCGCCGATCTGCAGATTCTCAAGCGCGGCGCGCAGATCGCCGAGCTGGCCAAGCTGGGCCAGCGGCTCTCCGCGCAGGACGTGGTCGCCGACTTCGCCGACAACCTCGCCGAGGAACTCGACTTCCGGCTCGAGGCGCAGTCCATGGACGCCTGGGTGGCGCACATGCACGCCTCGCCGCTGGGCCGGAACATCCGGGTGGCCCAGGTCTACTGGGACCTGACCAGCGAGCGTGTGCTGACCATGGAACGCGTCGAGGGCATCCGCATCGACGACGCCGCCGCCATCCGCAAGGCCGGGTTCGACGGTGAGGAACTGGTCAAGGCCCTGCTGTTCAGCGTTTTCGAGGGCGGCCTCAAGCACGGCCTGTTCCACGGCGACCTGCACGCCGGCAACCTCCACGTCGACAAGGACGGCAAGATCGTCTTCTTCGACTTCGGCATCATGGGCCGCATCGACCCGCGGACGCGGTGGCTGCTGCGCGAACTCGTCTACGCGCTGCTGGTCTCGAAGGATCACGCCGCGGCCGGCCGGATCGTCGTCATGATGGGCGCCGTCGGCACGGTCAAGCCGGAAGGCCAGGCGGCCAAGGACCTGGAGGCGTTCACCACGCCGCTCACCATGAAGTCGCTGGGCGACCTGTCCTACGCCGAGATCGGCAAGCAATTGTCCACCCTCGCCGACGCGTACGACGTCAAGCTGCCGCGCGAGCTGGTCCTGATCGGCAAGCAGTTCCTCTACGTCGAGCGGTACATGAAGCTGCTGGCACCGCGGTGGCAGATGATGAGCGATCCCCAGCTGAAGGGCTACTTCGCCAATTTCATGGTGGATATCAGCCGCGACCACAAGAACGCCGACGGCCAATCCGAGGGGTAG
- a CDS encoding alpha/beta fold hydrolase — protein MQPERDTTPEVRTGFARSGDLEIAYEDMGNPDDPAVLLIMGLGAQLLLWRKGFCDKLIEKGYRVIRFDNRDVGLSTKIEGRHAGSALLPRMLRSYAGLRSDAVYTLEDMADDAAALLDHLEIEQAHIVGGSMGGMIAQVFAARYQHRTKTLGVIFSSNNQPLLPPPGPKQLKAITTRPQDTSRAGVIANAVNVGRIIGSPAYPTPLDQAEADAAESYDRSYYPVGVARHFGAILGSGSLRHYDEMITVPTLVIHGRADKLMRPSGGRAVAKAIRRARLVLFDGMGHDLPEPLWDDIAGELATTFAEIP, from the coding sequence ATGCAGCCCGAACGAGACACCACCCCCGAGGTCCGCACCGGATTCGCCCGCTCGGGCGACCTGGAGATCGCCTACGAGGACATGGGCAATCCGGACGATCCGGCGGTGCTGCTCATCATGGGCCTGGGAGCGCAGCTGCTGTTGTGGCGAAAAGGCTTCTGCGACAAGCTCATCGAGAAGGGTTACCGCGTCATCCGGTTCGACAACCGCGACGTGGGCCTGTCCACCAAGATCGAGGGCAGGCACGCCGGTTCGGCGCTGCTGCCCCGGATGTTGCGGTCGTACGCCGGCCTGCGCAGCGACGCGGTCTACACGCTGGAGGACATGGCCGACGACGCCGCGGCACTGCTGGATCACCTGGAGATCGAGCAGGCACACATCGTCGGCGGCTCGATGGGCGGCATGATCGCGCAGGTCTTCGCGGCCCGCTACCAGCACCGGACCAAGACGCTCGGCGTCATCTTCTCCAGTAACAACCAGCCGCTGTTGCCGCCGCCCGGCCCGAAGCAGCTCAAGGCCATCACGACGCGGCCGCAGGACACGTCGCGCGCCGGCGTCATCGCCAACGCGGTCAACGTCGGCCGCATCATCGGCAGCCCCGCCTACCCGACGCCGCTCGACCAGGCCGAGGCCGACGCCGCCGAAAGCTACGACCGCTCGTACTACCCCGTCGGCGTCGCGCGCCACTTCGGGGCCATCTTGGGCAGCGGCAGCCTGCGGCACTACGACGAGATGATCACCGTCCCGACGCTCGTCATCCATGGTCGGGCCGATAAACTGATGCGACCGAGCGGTGGTCGAGCAGTGGCCAAGGCAATCCGGCGCGCTCGGTTGGTGTTGTTCGACGGCATGGGTCATGACCTGCCCGAGCCCCTCTGGGACGACATCGCCGGTGAACTGGCCACCACATTTGCCGAAATCCCATAG